A genomic segment from Daphnia carinata strain CSIRO-1 chromosome 1, CSIRO_AGI_Dcar_HiC_V3, whole genome shotgun sequence encodes:
- the LOC130692554 gene encoding transmembrane glycoprotein NMB-like, producing MQDSLTSPSNKKMNICSYYFILFYFFSSPLVSDAYGYRLRVDLINNGPAVLDANITFTVKLSNPSGVIPSGPFYCIFYDELGLSFTTETLNAVIFNYTVSYPSSHYKKGNYRMDVTVYKQEYIFPMPQGSATTKFELTETLNGHIAAIQKNSSQHVSPHFVSTGEETQLVVKFHDPEDFLSQAQDLVFYWFVNDVNYGTTKTPVLKFNFTEVKNHTVMVDVYATFAVPTTTSTTTTTTTTTTTTTTTTTTTTTTPPSTTTSTTVPTVLPTVTPETSSLITPSRNVSLALSKRRSGYIHYQRFIGYKVALFTLELQARDPVSNVSIHGNNWLKHGDIMNMNISCNGSAPFYYCWAFDGFMNETTNASCELPIKTNNCELQLLHYFSSPGQYILPVVLYNQVFYQVIPLKVNIYEADRKAQLSLVVVPIASACVAIVSIAFGIGLYFYTRRNLRIEVADFDFEEEEAPEMSFSERLRSSVLQYWSGLKGQTPPANSSYQNITFD from the exons ATGCAAGATTCTCTTACTTCCccgtcgaataaaaaaatgaatatttgttcatattattttattttgttttacttcttTTCATCCCCCCTGGTCTCAGATGCCTATG GTTACAGATTAAGAGTagatttgataaataatggtCCAGCTGTTCTGGATGCTAATATAACCTTCACAGTAAAGTTGTCCAATCCTTCCGGGGTTATTCCGTCTGGTCCTTTCTACTGTATATTTTATGATGAACTTGGACTGTCATTTACA ACAGAAACCTTGAATGCTGTAATATTCAACTATACAGTCAGCTATCCAAGTTCTCATTACAAAAAAGGCAATTACAGGATGGATGTTACAGTTTATAAGCAAGAATATATATTCCCCATGCCTCAAGGATCAGCTACTACCAAATTTGAGCTTACCG AAACATTGAATGGACATATAGCTGCCATCCAGAAAAATTCTTCTCAGCATGTGTCACCCCACTTTGTTTCAACAGGGGAAGAAACACAACTTGTGGTTAAATTTCATGACCCTGAAGACTTTCTTAGTCAAGCCCAAGATCTAGTATTTTATTGGTTTGTGAATGATGTCAATTATGGTACTACGAAAACACCAGTTTTAAAGTTCAACTTCACAGAAGTTAAAAATCATACTGTTATGGTTGATGTGTATGCAACATTTGCTGTACCAACAACAACTA gtacaacaacaactactaccacgacgacgacgacaacaaccacaacaactacgacgacgacgacgactcCACCATCAACAACAACGTCGACAACGGTTCCAACTGTGTTGCCTACGGTGACACCCGAAACCTCGTCGTTGATAACTCCGTCAAGAAACGTTTCTCTCGCTCTGAGCAAACGTAGATCCGGCTATATTCATTATCAGCGTTTCATCGGCTACAAGGTTGCTCTGTTTACTTTGGAACTGCAAGCTCGAG ACCCCGTTAGTAATGTGTCTATTCACGGAAATAATTGGCTCAAGCACGGCGACATAATGAACATGAACATATCGTGCAATGGATCAGCCCCGTTCTACTACTGCTGGGCGTTTGACGGGTTTATGAACGAAACAA CTAATGCAAGCTGCGAACTGCccatcaaaacaaataactgCGAACTCCAGCTGCTGCACTATTTCAGTAGCCCTGGCCAGTATATTCTGCCCGTCGTTTTGTATAATCAAGTATTTTACCAAGTGATTCCCCTCAAAGTCAACATTTATGAAG CTGACCGTAAAGCGCAACTCTCACTCGTGGTTGTTCCAATCGCATCGGCCTGTGTCGCCATCGTCAGCATTGCGTTTGGTATTGGACTTTACTTTTACACCCGCCGCAA CTTAAGAATAGAAGTGGCCGATTTTGATTTCGAAGAGGAAGAAGCACCGGAAATGTCTTTTTCTGAACGTCTTCGATCTTCCGTACTTCAGTACTGGTCTGGTCTGAAGGGCCAAACTCCTCCGGCCAATTCTAGTTACCAGAACATAACATTTGACTAA
- the LOC130692547 gene encoding large ribosomal subunit protein bL12m-like, translating to MISTKMFYLRSIARSKALVSSSIRFRTLTQAASAEKIQRIVSDISQLTLIEVAELNQVLKTTLKIPDAPVMAYGAGPAAAPAQPKDEEEEAPKAKAQTIFTVKLTKYDEAKKIALIKEIKNIVEGMNLVQAKKFVETLPAVVRADIPKEEAEKLKDAIAAAGGICEIV from the exons ATGATCTccacaaaaatgttttatttgcgATCTATTGCAAG atcAAAGGCCTTAGTGTCCAGCAGCATTCGGTTCCGGACGTTAACTCAAGCAGCATCAGCcgaaaaaatacaaaggatCGTTAGTGATATTTCGCAGTTAACTCTCATCGAAGTTGCAGAACTAAATCAAGTCTTAAAAACAACCCTTAAAATCCCAGATGCCCCAGTTATGGCATATGGTGCAGGTCCTGCTGCTGCCCCAGCTCAACCAAAAGAC gaggaagaagaagcacCTAAGGCCAAAGCTCAGACAATTTTTACAGTCAAACTTACAAAGTATGATGAAGCTAAGAAAATTGCCTTGATtaaggaaattaaaaatattgtGGAAGGAATGAACCTCGTACAA GCCAAGAAGTTTGTTGAAACACTCCCTGCAGTTGTTCGAGCTGATATTCCTAAAGAAGAGGCAGAGAAGCTTAAGGATGCCATTGCAGCTGCTGGAGGTATTTGTGAAATTGTTTAA
- the LOC130692543 gene encoding deleted in malignant brain tumors 1 protein-like, producing MRAIGIAVRILVVLLLWHGEASTADKASISETSLNVTETTSFCGGFVTHSFGNITSPKYPSNYDDMLNCKWHFLVQPSHRILFQFYKLFSTEHGYDRVSIYDGISNSARLIVELSGNASLSQIFTTTSNTATVRFTTDNSLNFPGFALYYSMDPIPACGGVLYTDGTIETPDFPAHYPSSAKCRWVITAEIDKRIEITFESFQTEPGRDFLTIMDPLTDLPLLIHSGFSLPETLISPSNQLILIFQSDHVINQPGFELSYKII from the exons ATGCGCGCAATTGGCATTGCCGTTCGAATCCTAGTAGTTTTGCTATTATGGCATGGTGAGGCGTCAACCGCGGACAAGGCCAGCATATCTGAAACGAGTTTGAATGTTACGGAAACGACAAGCT TTTGCGGTGGTTTTGTCACCCATTCATTCGGTAACATCACGTCTCCGAAGTATCCGTCTAACTACGATGATATGCTTAATTGCAAATGGCATTTTCTTGTCCAACCTTCCCATAGGATTCTTTTCCAATTCTACAAGTTGTTCAGTACTGAGCATGGATATGACCGTGTTTCT ATTTATGATGGAATCTCTAATTCAGCTCGGTTGATTGTCGAACTTTCTGGGAATGCTAGTTTGAGCCAGATTTTCACGACTACCTCCAATACAGCAACTGTTCGCTTCACTACTGACAATAGCTTAAACTTTCCTGGGTTTGCGCTTTACTATTCTATGGATCCTATTCCAGCGTGTGGAGGCGTGCTGTACACAGATGGTACTATTGAGACTCCAGATTTCCCGGCACACTATCCATCATCAGCCAAATGTCGATGGGTTATTACAGCTGAAATTGACAAACGAATTGAAATTACCTTCGAGTCTTTTCAGACGGAACCTGGAAGAGATTTCTTAACG ataatGGATCCGCTGACAGATTTACCTTTGTTGATTCATTCCGGTTTTAGTTTGCCGGAAACGTTGATTTCTCCATCCAACCAACTTATTTTGATATTTCAATCAGATCATGTCATTAATCAACCTGGGTTTGAACTGAGTTACAAGATAATATAA
- the LOC130692553 gene encoding histone H4 translates to MTGRGKGGKGLGKGGAKRHRKVLRDNIQGITKPAIRRLARRGGVKRISGLIYEETRGVLKVFLENVIRDAVTYTEHAKRKTVTAMDVVYALKRQGRTLYGFGG, encoded by the coding sequence ATGACTGGCCGCGGCAAAGGAGGTAAAGGATTGGGAAAAGGAGGCGCCAAGCGGCATCGCAAAGTTCTGCGCGACAACATTCAAGGTATCACCAAGCCGGCCATTCGTCGTCTTGCCCGTCGTGGTGGCGTTAAGCGTATCTCTGGTTTGATCTACGAAGAAACTCGTGGTGTCCTAAAggtttttcttgaaaatgtcATCCGAGATGCTGTTACCTACACTGAGCACGCTAAACGCAAAACCGTAACTGCCATGGACGTCGTCTACGCTCTTAAACGTCAGGGCCGCACCCTTTACGGATTCGGCGGCTAA
- the LOC130692529 gene encoding fibrous sheath CABYR-binding protein-like isoform X2 — translation MKLLIVALFLACASAQYLPYGYYGVPIPTASQFHAQDALGQASFGYAYPGQAATNYRDPFGNQVGSYAYVNPNGKEIRVSYVADSQGFRVLSNDLPQSPIDEGKAPVFEGKAPVFDGKAPEPVQDTPEVVAAKAEFFKLFKEAETAAASAPAVEAAPVADAPVAPVAEVAPVVEAPVAPVAPVEDAPVVVEAKVAAAPAAEVEWKAPEPVQDTPEVVAAKTEFSKLYKEAAAAADAVDEEGKPTAVATPVVVESVRRKRQIPFFPAAFPYASAVYPAALPAVRYVAPAPLVGKTTVKAVTAEADPSAKTPAATTKFDLKEKSYDVVTPLVYPFPHAYPFVAAAPAPAAAAPVAVESSRKKRQVTVVPTSQFFRDFAYNSVDLNKDGQPDKAVYTAPLAYSAFYPYPYPYVNGFYG, via the exons ATGAAACTTTTG ATTGTCGCCCTGTTCTTGGCTTGCGCCTCTGCCCAGTATTTGCCGTATGGCTATTACGGCGTTCCCATTCCAACTGCAAGCCAATTTCACGCTCAGGATGCGCTAGGTCAAGCTTCATTTGGTTATGCTTACCCAGGACAGGCCGCTACTAACTACCGCGACCCTTTCGGTAACCAAGTTGGCTCTTACGCTTACGTCAACCCCAACGGAAAGGAAATCCGCGTCAGCTACGTCGCTGATAGCCAGGGCTTCCGCGTCCTGTCCAACGATCTGCCTCAATCTCCAATCGATGAAGGCAAAGCGCCCGTTTTTGAAGGCAAGGCTCCCGTTTTTGACGGTAAGGCACCCGAGCCCGTACAGGACACACCTGAAGTAGTTGCCGCTAAGGCCGAGTTCTTCAAGCTGTTCAAAGAAGCTGAAACTGCCGCAGCATCCGCCCCAGCCGTCGAAGCCGCTCCCGTTGCTGACGCTCCAGTTGCCCCAGTTGCCGAAGTCGCCCCCGTTGTTGAAGCCCCTGTTGCCCCAGTTGCACCAGTGGAAGATGCCCCAGTCGTTGTCGAAGCGAAAGTAGCTGCTGCACCCGCTGCCGAAGTTGAATGGAAAGCTCCCGAGCCCGTTCAGGACACCCCTGAAGTCGTTGCGGCCAAGACTGAATTCTCCAAACTCTACAAGGAGGCCGCCGCTGCCGCTGACGCCGTTGATGAGGAAGGAAAACCTACTGCCGTTGCAACCCCCGTCGTGGTTGAGAGCGTACGCAGGAAGCGTCAAATTCCATTCTTCCCCGCAGCTTTTCCCTACGCCTCGGCTGTTTACCCTGCCGCTCTTCCCGCTGTTAGGTACGTTGCTCCCGCTCCCTTGGTAGGCAAGACCAC CGTGAAGGCCGTCACTGCTGAGGCTGATCCGTCCGCCAAGACCCCTGCTGCCACCACCAAGTttgatttgaaagaaaagagctaTGATGTTGTTACTCCTCTGGTTTACCCCTTCCCCCACGCTTATCCCTTTGTCGCTGCTGCACCCGCACCTGCTGCGGCCGCTCCCGTCGCCGTTGAGAGCTCACGCAAGAAGCGCCAAGTCACTGTCGTTCCCACCAGCCAGTTCTTCAGGGATTTTGCTTACAACAGCGTTGATTTGAACAAGGATGGTCAACCCGACAAAGCCGTTTATACTGCTCCCCTTGCTTACTCAGCATTCTACCCTTATCCCTATCCTTACGTTAACGGATTCTATGGTTGA
- the LOC130692529 gene encoding calphotin-like isoform X1 produces the protein MKLLIVALFLACASAQYLPYGYYGVPIPTASQFHAQDALGQASFGYAYPGQAATNYRDPFGNQVGSYAYVNPNGKEIRVSYVADSQGFRVLSNDLPQSPIDEGKAPVFEGKAPVFDGKAPEPVQDTPEVVAAKAEFFKLFKEAETAAASAPAVEAAPVADAPVAPVAEVAPVVEAPVAPVAPVEDAPVVVEAKVAAAPAAEVEWKAPEPVQDTPEVVAAKTEFSKLYKEAAAAADAVDEEGKPTAVATPVVVESVRRKRQIPFFPAAFPYASAVYPAALPAVRYVAPAPLVGKTTFKTVTAEADLTAKTPADTNKFDLKEKSFDVVTPLAYHLPYTYNYHFAPADAPVAADAPVAVESARKKRQVVAVLPNKQFIDDLHYRSVDLNQDGQPDKAVLPVYPTFHYAAAFPTLKYVPSAVAPVPFVAKTTVKAVTAEADPSAKTPAATTKFDLKEKSYDVVTPLVYPFPHAYPFVAAAPAPAAAAPVAVESSRKKRQVTVVPTSQFFRDFAYNSVDLNKDGQPDKAVYTAPLAYSAFYPYPYPYVNGFYG, from the exons ATGAAACTTTTG ATTGTCGCCCTGTTCTTGGCTTGCGCCTCTGCCCAGTATTTGCCGTATGGCTATTACGGCGTTCCCATTCCAACTGCAAGCCAATTTCACGCTCAGGATGCGCTAGGTCAAGCTTCATTTGGTTATGCTTACCCAGGACAGGCCGCTACTAACTACCGCGACCCTTTCGGTAACCAAGTTGGCTCTTACGCTTACGTCAACCCCAACGGAAAGGAAATCCGCGTCAGCTACGTCGCTGATAGCCAGGGCTTCCGCGTCCTGTCCAACGATCTGCCTCAATCTCCAATCGATGAAGGCAAAGCGCCCGTTTTTGAAGGCAAGGCTCCCGTTTTTGACGGTAAGGCACCCGAGCCCGTACAGGACACACCTGAAGTAGTTGCCGCTAAGGCCGAGTTCTTCAAGCTGTTCAAAGAAGCTGAAACTGCCGCAGCATCCGCCCCAGCCGTCGAAGCCGCTCCCGTTGCTGACGCTCCAGTTGCCCCAGTTGCCGAAGTCGCCCCCGTTGTTGAAGCCCCTGTTGCCCCAGTTGCACCAGTGGAAGATGCCCCAGTCGTTGTCGAAGCGAAAGTAGCTGCTGCACCCGCTGCCGAAGTTGAATGGAAAGCTCCCGAGCCCGTTCAGGACACCCCTGAAGTCGTTGCGGCCAAGACTGAATTCTCCAAACTCTACAAGGAGGCCGCCGCTGCCGCTGACGCCGTTGATGAGGAAGGAAAACCTACTGCCGTTGCAACCCCCGTCGTGGTTGAGAGCGTACGCAGGAAGCGTCAAATTCCATTCTTCCCCGCAGCTTTTCCCTACGCCTCGGCTGTTTACCCTGCCGCTCTTCCCGCTGTTAGGTACGTTGCTCCCGCTCCCTTGGTAGGCAAGACCACCTTCAAGACCGTCACCGCCGAAGCTGACCTCACCGCGAAGACCCCAGCTGACACCAACAAATTTGACTTGAAGGAAAAGAGCTTCGACGTTGTTACCCCCCTTGCCTATCACCTGCCCTACACTTACAACTATCACTTCGCTCCTGCTGATGCCCCAGTTGCTGCTGATGCCCCAGTCGCCGTTGAGAGCGCCCGCAAGAAGCGCCAGGTCGTCGCTGTTTTGCCCAACAAGCAGTTCATCGATGATCTCCACTACAGGAGCGTTGACTTGAACCAGGACGGCCAACCCGACAAGGCTGTTCTCCCCGTTTACCCAACTTTCCACTACGCTGCTGCTTTTCCTACACTCAAGTACGTCCCATCCGCAGTTGCTCCCGTTCCGTTCGTGGCTAAGACCACCGTGAAGGCCGTCACTGCTGAGGCTGATCCGTCCGCCAAGACCCCTGCTGCCACCACCAAGTttgatttgaaagaaaagagctaTGATGTTGTTACTCCTCTGGTTTACCCCTTCCCCCACGCTTATCCCTTTGTCGCTGCTGCACCCGCACCTGCTGCGGCCGCTCCCGTCGCCGTTGAGAGCTCACGCAAGAAGCGCCAAGTCACTGTCGTTCCCACCAGCCAGTTCTTCAGGGATTTTGCTTACAACAGCGTTGATTTGAACAAGGATGGTCAACCCGACAAAGCCGTTTATACTGCTCCCCTTGCTTACTCAGCATTCTACCCTTATCCCTATCCTTACGTTAACGGATTCTATGGTTGA